The genomic stretch CAGAGAGGTCTCCTTTgctgggcgaggcgaggcgaggcgaggctgAGGAGGGCGGAAACGAGGGGGCAGGTTTTGCGAGCGGCCTCTCCCGCAGCGTCGCCtgtgctgcctgcgtggcagcagcCCTCTCGAGGTGCTCGCGGGATCCTTCGTAGCCGCGTCGGCTGCGGTGGTTTGAGCTGAGGCGTTTGGCAGTTTGAAGGGCCTCCTGTCTTCCAggcgcggcacagcacggcacggctttgcctggaaggaaggcaggaagtgcCGTTTCCTTCAGCTGGTGAGGGCTGGTGGAAAGGCAGTCGTGCTCCCTCGGGGTGGACGCTGTGTGAGAAGGGCAGTCACAGCTGGGGGCAAGAcagagggctgctctgctgctgtcggCATGACAGGGTCGAGGGGGAAGGTTTCTGCTCTCTGGTTTGCCAGGTGTTGCCGAGGGCCCTTGGGAGTGAGCGCGTCCTCGTGTTTGCTGCAGTAGTAAGctcgggggaaggagagaaggcacGAATTCCCGAAAAGCACAGCGCGGGGCTGATGTGATGGTGTCCTGCAACCCATCTCCTTAGCCTCTGGCACGGTGTTGTCACGTGAGCGATGCTGGCGGAAGCTCGAGGTTCCCTTGCCGCAGGCTTAAGGCGCCCGAGCCTTGGTCGTCCTTGCTGGGCGGTGTGCGtagtgctgctggaggcagcggccAGTTGCctgggcagagggatggagggcagcagtttCAGAGCGGCAGCCTGAGGCTGTGCGGGAAGAATCCTGTGCCTGGGCGCAGGACTGCGTCTGCAGGGAGCCGGGTGCGGAGCGGAGTGAACGTCGTCTTCATAAACGAGTGGGGGGGGTGAGGTGGATGTTTCCTAGCCGGTCTCTGCCTTTGGGCGTGCAACTGCCGTCATTGCTGAAGGGATGAGAAACTTTTTCTAAGCTTGTTTTTTGGAACCGGAAAGCAGTGGCCCTACACACGTGACATAGGCAGGAGCggtctcttcagctttctctctgtctgtgttaatgtaatatatttactttttaggaCACCTCTGCATCTTGCTTGCGCTAATGGACATGCGGAGGTTGTTTCGTACTTAGTAGAGAGGAAGTGCAAGCTCAATCCTCGTGATAATTTTGAGAGATCGCCACTGATGAAGGTACGTGGAGTATGTGATGCTGTTGTAGGTAGGACTTAGAAGTTAAGCACTGAGCGATCCATCTCTTGGGTGATTCGTGACCTGGGTATGGGTGGAGATCGCGTTGTGCTTGGTGCCGAATAGGCATCCGGTACCTAATCTTTGACCGCGTTCTTGTTTTCTGAGGTTGGCAAGCGGTGGGAGTTGTGACAGAGGGAAACGTAGttgctggaaatgtttctttttcccggTGTTGTTTCCAGGCGGTACAGTGCCAGCAAGAACAATGTGTCGCCATTCTGCTAGCGCATGGTGCCGACCCTAATCTTGCAGATGCTCTCGGCAACACTGCCCTTCAcctcgctgcccttgctcctaaCACCTCTCTAGCAGGGCAGTTACTGGAGCACAATGCCCATATTGATGCGCAGAATAAGGTAAGCGTAGAATGTGGGTAAGGCgtctcttggaaagcaaaagttgcttcacttctctgtgtttttctaacTGGGGGGGATTTATGCTTTCAGGTGGGATACACGCCCCTCGCTCTTGCCGTGTCCAAGCATCACAAAGAGATGGTGGAGTTCCTGCTTAGAAAAGGAGCTGACGTGCACACTCGAGATCAGCCTGAAAGGTGAAGGGCTCGTCACAACAGGGTGTGGGTCTCCTGAGTATTCTTCAAGTTTGACTGAGGAGAGGCGTGGGCGTGAGCCTCTAAAAGGCACAAGTAGCCACAGAGAAGCAGTTCCCTCTGCGTGGCTTTTGAAAAGTGCTCTGCGCTTGGCTGCTGTCATGCCTCACTGGACGCCTTCCGCCTTGAGGACTGCCAGAAAGCATTGTGTCTGGTCGCCACGAGGCAGGGAACTTGCCGTTAGTTCGGCAGCATTGCTGTTAGGCAGGAGCGGGTTTTTACAGCCCAGGCGTAGTTGGTATGTAAATGCTGTCTCGCAGGCAGCGTTGTCTCTCTGTCCTGACACTCGCTTTGACAACGGGTGCGCATTGAGACGAGAGAGGTTCCAAGTGGATGTGAGGAGAATCTTCTTTGCCGTGAGGACGGTGACATGTCGGAACGGGTTGCGCGAGGAGGTTgtgcagcctccctgcttggcggcTTGGAAGACCAGACCGAGTAAAGCGCTGAGCAACCCGGTGTGGCCTCGTAGCTGCACGTGCTTTGGGGTGGTGTTTGGCCGCGAGCGGTCTCGAGGCCCCTTCCGACCCGAGTTCTCCTGTGCTTCCGTGTAGttggctttgctttccttccGCCTGTGGGAAAGGGGGAAGTAGTTGTTTGGGGAGCAAACAGGGATGAAAGTAATGGCAGTGAAACGTGTGTATCGGCTGAtacatttcctctcatcttttgGATGCTCTAGGACCCCTCTtatgcttgctgcttctgctggggaCATGAGCATCATAGAAGTTCTTCTTGGCTACAGTGCTGATCTTTCCCAGAAAGACATTCTGGGACGGACAGCAGAAGATTATGCTGCTACTTCTGGGCACGCTCAGTAAGTGCTTTAGGTCACCGTCAGAGTTGCTAAGTTGTCTGGATGTGCGTGTTGGCTTAAGGGCACGCTTGGTAACAGCAGCAAGGTTTAGTGATGCACGGAGACCTTTGCTGAAGCTGGGCGAGATGGAATCTTCTGGTACGTGTTGCTCCCGTGTCAAGTGTGAATTGGGAAATTTTCCTCGACTTCCACCCAAAATGCTCCGTTAGGTTTCAAGTTTGCAATGCTGAGCTCACGTCCGAGCAACGCAAAGtctgaaaagtgtgtctttgCCAAGTGAAGTGTATATAAGCCCCTGCCCAGACCAGCGCTTGACCCCAAATCTAGAgctcatttcttctccctttctcctagcctgtatggagggaagcaggaaagaaggggGCCTGGGTGTGTGTAACTAGCATGTGTGTGCGACCTTACCAGTTGGCTCTGAATAGGCGTAGGATGGAGAATAAATGGCTATTTGTATTCTAGAAGCGGTGTATGCAAGGATGCTGCTGTTCTTAGTGAcggtatttcctttctttctgtacacaGTGTTAGTCAACACCTGGCAgactgcacagagaagaaaaatgcggGAGAAGCTTCTGCAGGCGGCACAAGAGGCATGCCAGTGCTTAGCACGCCTCctggagcagaagctgctggctttgcattgGGTGCCTGTGCTCTGGCTGGCGGAGGTAGGATCCCTAACcgtggaggagctgaggaggaaaatCCCCACGGCCTTTTCTTTTGGTGGCTTGTGTTGTTGAAGCTTATTGTGTTCAGCACTGACTTTGTGTGCTACTTCATCTGAGGCCTCCACTAAAGTTTTGTAAATGCGCTTCTGTGTTGCTGACTGGACCCATGTCTTGCGAGGCTGTGAGGGTGCTTCTATAATTAGTGTGTTAGCCGTCCATTCGGAGGGTTGTTGCCTGTTGGATTTCCCCATGTTTATAGAcaggggctttcctttttttcttaaaaaaaaaaaaaaaaaaaaaaaaaaaaaatcggtggtTTGGGGCATGCTTTTGTTCGTGCTGTCTCGCATGGCTGTTTCACTCCAGGTAGGCCTGTGGAATTGTCCATGTTACATGCCTGTAGGCACTGTTGACATTCAAAGGTGCTAAGAATTAATCATGCCAATTGCTATTTGAACAGTGAGAGACGACATTTCGCATGGCTACTTTGTAAGGTGAGAGTTGAACAGTACCTTTTCCCAAATACTTTAACCTGCCTAAAAAGAGGAAAGACGGGAGAGAGACGCggtccttcttgccttttcttttcaagcctgttggaggaagaggagagtgaTGACAGCCTTCCTGCTTGTGAGAAAGAAAGACGCTGTTTAGCTGCCAAGGTAAAGTGCCTCACCAGGCAACTTTTCCCACGAAACGACTGACTTGCAGGGAGGACCTGTCTGGATTTGAGCGAAAGCACGTTTCCAGGCAGGTGGTTTCCTCCCGCAAAGCggtctcctgcctgcaccctttctgctgctgtgagctgttTCCTGCAAGACTTGTAGCCGCAGCAGAGCATGCAGCAGTCTTGCTGTTGTGGGGGGAAAGAGCAGTAGGTGACAAGAAAAACGACCACATGGTTTTCCTCATCTGAGTCAGATTTCTAGACCGTGAAAGTTGATCAGCTCCTAGACTGCCTATTCTTTTGTCCTCCAGACCTTGCTCTTTGTTTCCAGTAACTTTGGTGATAGAATTGTGACGGATATGGAAGAAGGGCATTTATTgatcaaaatctgcagaaatgcttcatgccctggctctcccttcctccttgtcaGGTTCCTCAAGTGTGCTTGGGGGGGCAGTTGCTCAAGcgggtctttttttctgctgcctgatGCGGATGGCATTCCAGGCTTGTGCGTGATCTCACACCGcctgtttcccctctcttttttcctgtttgtttgtttatccagATGAGGTGTTTGGCGTTGGGAGTGGGCTGTGATGAAGAATCCGATTCTGGTGCTGAAACCCCCCCTGTACTGCTGGAGATGCAGGCATGTTTGATTTTTAAGCGGgctctgtttctttcagtgacCTTTGAGAGACTGTCGCAGATGTTGTCTGTGAAGAGCTACTGCAGCCTAGTAAGATGTGATAGTGgtttgaagtgtgaaagtgaggaaagagaaggaggcttgactaaggttgtctgagaagcaggcagccgttggttttccttggtgcaaaggagggggaaagggtgtgtgcgctcctggctgttgtaacctaggtgaggccagggtcagactgtgtgcaggcagtgcttgtcaggggctttgcagaactggagcaggacgtttgggacgttgggtattgctgtctactcaaagaggttcctgaggaaaaaccgcaggcctcgtagaagagaagtcagaacttttccctgcgtgggtgccgagaagaggagtattttggaaggtgtggattgcctgtgcagaggatgcttgtttctgttctttctcactcttttggctggcctcttctaggaggagtcacctgaaggggagggagaggaggctgctggtggTCCTCCAGctgcgaatgctgcagaagcccctgctggtgtgagaggtgagttaataaacattgatcccctttgtttctttgctagttgtgctgagtcagtgaacggaagtggtggcctggtgggggagaggttgcctgatggaggagagcagcagtcatttctcccttcctttgtaggtgttacgtcggcagcaggagtgaagcaggaggaagacagcaactctccgtgggattctgaggtgctttcagtgaggggcgcagtgggatccccggtggcggggggaaccgctcgggagtttgctttggacgtgggccctagcgctgatgaggctcagttccctctttggccgcttctgccatgtgtttgctcctgtgaacttgagcagcttctgctctgtgcaagctgttcagtcaggactgtgcctaagtagggtctgctgatgtcctaggtctcataggaactggcctttgaatgtgatttctagtgtaacactgaaagagtacagattctggctctgcaagtgcttgggagggttgctgcttctttgccacggtacccaatgaaatgagtgtttttggaaccgtgcagccaagtagtaagcacaaccaaaaaaaatcagtgtaggcttggagcactgttttgggttgaagtgtgaaagtgaggaaagagaaggaggcttgactaaggttgtctgagaagcaggcagccgttggttttccttggtgcaaaggagggggaaagggtgtgtgcgctcctggctgttgtaacctaggtgaggccagggtcagactgtgtgcaggcagtgcttgtcaggggctttgcagaactggagcaggacgtttgggacgttgggtattgctgtctactcaaagaggttcctgaggaaaaaccgcaggcctcgtagaagagaagtcagaacttttccctgcgtgggtgccgagaagaggagtgttttggaaggtgtggattgcctgtgcagaggatgcttgtttctgttctttctcactcttttggctggcctcttctaggaggagtcacctgaaggggagggagaggaggagcaccagcagcctcaagttgcgaatgctgcagaagcccctgctggtgtgagaggtgagttaataaacattgatcccctttgtttctttgctagttgtgctgcgtcagtgaacggaagtggtggcctggtgggggagaggttgcctgatggaggagagcagcagtcatttctcccttcctttgtaggtgttacgtcggcagcaggagtgaagcaggaggaagacagcgactctccgtgggattctgaggtgctttcagtgaggggcgcagtgggatccccggtggcggggggaaccgctcgggagtttgctttggacgtgggccctagcgctgatgaggctcagttccctctttggccgcttctgccatgtgtttgctcctgtgaacttgagcagcttctgctctgtgcaagctgttcagtcaggactgtgcctaagtagggtctgctgatgtcctaggtctcataggaattggcctttgaatgtgatttctagtgtaacactgaaagagtacagattctggctctgcaagtgcttgggagggttgctgcttctttgccacggtacccaatgaaatgagtgtttttggaaccgtgcagccaagtagtaagcacaaccaaaaaaaatcagtgtaggcttggagcactgttttgggttgaagtgtgaaagtgaggaaagagaaggaggcttgactaaggttgtctgagaagcaggcagccgttggttttccttggtgcaaaggagggggaaagggtgtgtgcgctcctggctgttgtaacctaggtgaggccagggtcagactgtgtgcaggcagtgcttgtcaggggctttgcagaactggagcaggacgtttgggacgttgggtattgctgtctactcaaagaggttcctgaggaaaaaccgcaggcctcgtagaagagaagtcagaacttttccctgcgtgggtgccgagaagaggagtattttggaaggtgtggattgcctgtgcagaggatgcttgtttctgttctttctcactcttttggctggcctcttctaggaggagtcacctgaaggggagggagaggaggagcaccagcagcctcaagttgcgaatgctgcagaagcccctgctggtgtgagaggtgagttaataaacattgatcccctttgtttctttgctagttgtgctgcgtcagtgaacggaagtggtgATCTGCTTGTGAGATGGTGCAGCCCCCAGTTTTCCCCTTGCCAGCCAGTGCTGGGGGGAAGGTTGAGGGTAGGGAAAGTCAACTGTGGGAGATGTTCTGTGGTAGTGCTGGAGTGCAAGGAGCGTTGCTCCTTGGTGACTTCCTGCACATGTGAGGATGTTTTGGCTAGTGCTTTGAGGGTTCCTCTTCTACCGTGCAAAGGGATTGTGAGTGCCAAACTCTGGAGCCCTAGTTTGGAGGGGAGatgcccccaaacctccctaCTCCAGGACTCTGGCATGCCAGAGCCTCGTTTGGATGCTACCCGACCATCTGTTGAGTGTTTATTGTAGCCGTGGGAGGTGTCATGCTGAGCTTGGGCATCTTCTGCtgcaaagaaggacctgggaagcGTCGAGAGCAccttggtggggctggggggggaatgacagtgctgtttttcctctgtagttgaAGGGTTATCCGactcatggctgcagggcttgcctgacggggggggagcagcagagTGAAAGAAGGACTCGTGGtgtgtcatttctcccttcctttgtaggtgttacgtcggcagcaggagtgaagcaggaggaagacagggacTTTCCTTCgttttctgaggtgctttcagtgagagGCGCAGTGGGGTCCTCGGGTCCCCGTGGGGGGAACTGCTTGGGAGCTTGTTTAGGACAtgggccctagcgctgatgaggctcagtacccctttggctgcttctgccatgtgtctgctcctgtgaacttgagcagcttctgctctgtgcaagctgttcagtcaggactgtgcctaagtagggtctgctgatgtcctaggtctcataggaactggcctttgaatgtgatttccagtgtaacactgaaagagtacagattctggctctgcaagtgcttgggagggttgctgcttctttgccacggtacccaatgaaatgagtgtttttggaaccgtgcagccaagcagtaagcacaacaaaaaaaatcagtgtaggcttggagcactgttttgggttcTGAAAGGCCTGTTATACTTCCAGAGCCTGCCTGCCTTGACGGCATGCGTGAGTGCAGAACCAGCAGTGAAACGGCAGGTAATGCTTAAGTGACGATCCAAGTCGTGCTTGGGTATGACACCTGCAGCTTGATGCTGAAGTGTTTGTGGAAACTCCTTGCCCCACTCTCTGCTTGTTTGTGTTCTCACTCAACCAGGTGTCCGCAGATGCGAGAGAGAAGCGTGCAGGACACGAGGCTGCTGCCACACGAACAGATACAGATTTCCAGTACGACGGACAGGTGACTGTGTTAAAGACCCGTGAAGATGTTAGTGTAAAGGGAGCTGTTATTCCCAAATGAGTGCAGGAGGGAGACTGCAGAGAGTAGCAGATTCCAGATATACTTCAGAAGTATTGCagaattcatttctttccctttgtgaaatggaagaactgCGCAAAGGACGAAAGCCCTGGGTTGGAAGTAGGAAGCCCTGGCTTTGATGGTCAGAGTAATATCTGCAGTCAGACCCTAGCTCTTGCTGTGCAGGACAGCACATTTTGCATtgtcttaaaaaagaagaaaaactgctcaAGCCCACTAATACTAAGcccttttttaatgaattaggAAACAGCAACCCTCGTGAAGAGATGCCAACAGATTAGATGTCCTCAGGTGACCAGGATAGCTAGAGGTCTTCAGTTGTGCAGGCGCCTGCTGGTGGTGGGCAAAATTGCTTATCTTTGAGCTCACTCTGAAGACTGATGCAGTGAGTGAAAGGAAGAACGTAGTCCGTGTTCCTACCCTTTTCTTCATACGCATGTAACTAGTTCATTAGGGTATGGCCAGAGAGCTACAGCAGGAGGTTGCTGATGCTTCCCGTGGAGGAGTGACCACATGGGCGCTAGGAGCATCACGAGTCATTGAAAGAGTAGGCCTGGTGTTCCGGCGTTGTTTACGGCCGCCCGTAGGAAATtgagatggggatgggagaggccagtatgaaagaggatgaagcagcagggttttggagagaCGACTTGAGAGTCGAAGCAGTCGCCTTGTCTGTACGGAAAACGCAGCTGACTCGCGTGGGTCCTGGTTGTGGTTTTACAGTTGCAGGAGTCGGAAGAACAGCGTGTTCAGTCCGAGCGTTGTGCTCAGGACTTGAAGAcggccctggaaaagaaacaaagagaagtggtAGCTGTTTCCCAGCAACTGCAAGACCTTCTGGAAGCCTCCTCAGGAACTGTTAGCCTAAAACCTCTGGAAGAACGAGTGGGACGGTAAGGAACTGTCACGGTgaagcaaggctttgctttctgggacagtgtaaaagcaacaggattaccttgctgcatcacagcaagttaatgcacaattttgagagaagcttttgctttagatgatgttatttcccactgttgtgtcagtatttgtgctcttgtgtcttcccataacgagacctgtgtttcttttcaaggcttgaacttgcaaacgccagcctggaaggcagagtccagcaacagactgctagaatcaaagttcttcagaaagagctgcgtggctctgcctctgtaagccagtcatgacttttgttttcctgagctcctgaggctagctctgtgtgtggggggggaaattttcagaagagattgtcctggggagcctaggggaagtcatttcctgcagcctgcaggTGATTGGCTGCAGTTGGTCCATTCCCAGGCTCTCTGGTTTTGAGAGTTTTCATGGGGCGCTCTGCTGCGTCCTACTTAACACTGTCTGAGGTAAAGGTTGGACACTGGTGTGCTGGCTTGAATGTTTGC from Dromaius novaehollandiae isolate bDroNov1 chromosome 1, bDroNov1.hap1, whole genome shotgun sequence encodes the following:
- the LOC135327233 gene encoding ankyrin repeat domain-containing protein 7-like encodes the protein MKRLLGLFGKGPPARGSASLPCMGAAYELRENELGKLHRAAASGDLAQVRRPRWLLRPGLNGRDQAKRTPLHLACANGHAEVVSYLVERKCKLNPRDNFERSPLMKAVQCQQEQCVAILLAHGADPNLADALGNTALHLAALAPNTSLAGQLLEHNAHIDAQNKVGYTPLALAVSKHHKEMVEFLLRKGADVHTRDQPERTPLMLAASAGDMSIIEVLLGYSADLSQKDILGRTAEDYAATSGHAHVSQHLADCTEKKNAGEASAGGTRGMPV